The following proteins are co-located in the Frigidibacter mobilis genome:
- a CDS encoding NAD(P)/FAD-dependent oxidoreductase yields the protein MPAPLHHVTTSPALPQAADVVVIGGGIVGVCTAYYLARRGVKVALLEKGRIGAEQSSRNWGWCRQQNRDARELPMATKSLALWDAMAGQIGQDLGFRRCGLHYLSNDEAELAGWARWRDFARGEGVVTQMLSAAEAAERGRATGKAWKGGVFSPTDGIADPERAAPVIALGARAFGGSVHQMCAARGLELEAGRVAGVVTEAGVIRTRTVVMAGGAWASSFCRQLGIRFPQASVRSSILAVGPGRTCRMRCTPRRSAPPGAGMAAIRWRSPAGRGWT from the coding sequence ATGCCCGCACCCTTGCATCATGTGACCACCAGTCCGGCGCTGCCGCAGGCGGCGGATGTCGTCGTGATCGGCGGCGGCATCGTCGGGGTCTGCACTGCCTATTACCTCGCCCGGCGCGGGGTGAAGGTGGCGCTGCTGGAAAAGGGCCGCATCGGGGCCGAGCAATCCAGCCGCAACTGGGGCTGGTGCCGCCAGCAGAACCGCGATGCCCGCGAGCTGCCGATGGCGACGAAAAGCCTTGCCCTGTGGGATGCGATGGCGGGGCAGATCGGCCAGGACCTCGGCTTCCGCCGCTGCGGGCTGCACTACCTGTCCAATGACGAGGCCGAGCTGGCCGGCTGGGCGCGCTGGCGCGATTTCGCGCGGGGCGAGGGCGTGGTGACGCAGATGCTGTCCGCCGCCGAGGCGGCAGAGCGCGGGCGCGCCACCGGCAAGGCGTGGAAGGGCGGGGTGTTCTCGCCCACCGACGGCATCGCCGACCCCGAGCGCGCGGCGCCGGTGATCGCGCTTGGCGCCCGGGCCTTCGGCGGCAGCGTCCACCAGATGTGCGCCGCCCGCGGGCTGGAGCTGGAGGCGGGCCGCGTGGCGGGCGTCGTGACAGAGGCCGGCGTGATCCGCACCCGCACCGTGGTGATGGCGGGCGGGGCCTGGGCCTCGTCCTTCTGCCGGCAGTTGGGGATCCGGTTTCCCCAGGCCTCGGTCCGCTCGTCGATCCTGGCGGTGGGGCCGGGGCGGACCTGCCGGATGCGCTGCACACCGCGCAGGTCAGCACCACCCGGCGCGGGGATGGCGGCTATACGCTGGCGATCTCCGGCAGGGCGCGGGTGGACCTGA
- a CDS encoding NAD(P)/FAD-dependent oxidoreductase, with protein sequence MDLTPQQMRFATSFLPMFFKRRKSLAPGGLQGLRAGHETLRRWRLDAATPMERMRILDPAPDQGQIAETLRRARELFPALAGVPVTAAWAGYIDSTPDGVPAIGETNIPGFILAAGFSGHGFGIGPGAGHLVADLITGAAPILDPRPYHPARFERSSWGKVADF encoded by the coding sequence GTGGACCTGACGCCGCAGCAGATGCGCTTTGCCACCAGCTTCCTGCCAATGTTCTTCAAGCGCCGCAAGTCGCTGGCGCCGGGCGGGCTGCAGGGGCTGCGCGCAGGGCATGAAACGCTGCGGCGCTGGCGGCTGGACGCGGCCACCCCGATGGAGCGGATGCGGATCCTCGATCCGGCCCCCGACCAGGGCCAGATCGCCGAAACCCTGCGCCGGGCGCGGGAGCTGTTCCCGGCACTGGCCGGGGTGCCGGTGACGGCGGCCTGGGCGGGGTATATCGACTCCACCCCCGACGGCGTTCCGGCGATCGGCGAGACGAATATCCCCGGCTTCATCCTGGCGGCCGGATTCAGCGGCCACGGCTTCGGCATCGGGCCGGGCGCGGGGCACCTGGTTGCCGACCTGATTACCGGCGCTGCGCCCATTCTTGACCCCAGGCCCTACCACCCCGCCCGGTTTGAGCGTTCAAGCTGGGGCAAGGTCGCGGATTTCTGA
- a CDS encoding NAD(P)/FAD-dependent oxidoreductase, whose translation MSPPVRAVTSDAALPRHADVVVIGGGISGVAAAWELARRGSSVALLEKGVIGGEQSSRNWGWCRQQNRDERELPLAILAMSIWDTLAAETGEDAGFRRSGLIYTSSSEADLAAWEAWGRMARGYGVDSRMISGAEAAALLPHHAQRWAGGVHSPTDGRAEPALAVPVMAEAARRAGASLHQGCAARGIEFSAGRVTGVVTEAGRIGCDAVLVAGGAWAGMLLRRHGVPFLQAAIQSTSFATRPGPQLLTGGHSMPDLTLRPRMDGGYTVGLSGFGKLHIAPMGLLQARPFWPTFLQRRAKLSLALNGNFFTGPDSLQRWRADRPSPFERVRVLDPAPDAALLRRGLAELAKAYPGLADLRIAHAWGGMVDCTPDAIPVIGPVRSRPGLFISAGHTGHGFGVGPAAGRLAAELIRGDAPSVDPRPFRYERMIDGTDLGSMGMM comes from the coding sequence ATGTCTCCGCCCGTTCGTGCCGTGACCAGCGACGCTGCCCTGCCCCGCCATGCCGATGTCGTGGTGATCGGCGGCGGCATTTCCGGCGTGGCCGCCGCCTGGGAGCTGGCCCGGCGCGGCAGCTCTGTCGCATTGCTGGAAAAGGGCGTGATCGGCGGCGAGCAGTCCAGCCGCAACTGGGGCTGGTGCCGCCAGCAGAACCGGGATGAACGCGAACTGCCGCTGGCCATCCTGGCGATGAGCATCTGGGATACGCTGGCTGCAGAGACGGGCGAGGATGCGGGGTTCCGGCGGTCCGGGCTGATCTATACCTCCAGCAGCGAGGCGGATCTGGCGGCCTGGGAAGCCTGGGGCCGGATGGCGCGCGGCTATGGCGTCGACAGCCGGATGATCTCGGGGGCCGAGGCGGCGGCGCTGCTGCCGCATCACGCGCAGCGCTGGGCGGGCGGCGTGCACTCTCCCACCGATGGCCGCGCCGAACCGGCGCTGGCAGTGCCGGTGATGGCCGAGGCGGCGCGGCGGGCGGGCGCGAGCCTGCATCAGGGCTGCGCCGCGCGCGGGATCGAGTTCAGCGCAGGCCGGGTGACCGGCGTGGTGACGGAAGCGGGGCGCATCGGCTGCGACGCGGTGCTGGTGGCGGGCGGCGCCTGGGCCGGGATGCTGCTGCGCCGTCACGGCGTTCCGTTCCTGCAGGCCGCGATCCAGTCCACCTCCTTCGCCACCCGGCCGGGACCACAGCTGCTGACCGGTGGGCATTCGATGCCGGACCTGACGCTGCGTCCTCGGATGGATGGCGGCTATACCGTCGGGCTCAGCGGCTTTGGCAAGCTGCACATCGCGCCGATGGGGCTGCTGCAGGCCCGGCCGTTCTGGCCGACCTTCCTGCAGCGGCGCGCGAAGCTGAGCCTGGCACTGAACGGCAATTTCTTCACCGGCCCGGATTCGCTGCAGCGCTGGCGGGCAGATCGGCCCTCGCCGTTCGAGCGGGTGCGGGTGCTGGACCCGGCGCCAGACGCGGCCCTGCTGCGGCGCGGGCTGGCGGAGCTCGCCAAGGCCTATCCGGGGCTCGCGGATCTGCGCATCGCACATGCCTGGGGCGGGATGGTCGATTGCACGCCCGACGCCATTCCGGTGATCGGCCCGGTCCGCTCGCGCCCCGGCCTGTTCATCTCGGCCGGCCATACCGGGCATGGCTTTGGCGTCGGGCCCGCCGCGGGGCGGCTGGCGGCAGAGCTGATCCGCGGCGATGCGCCCTCGGTCGATCCGCGCCCGTTCCGCTATGAGCGGATGATCGACGGCACCGATCTGGGCAGCATGGGGATGATGTAG
- a CDS encoding GNAT family N-acetyltransferase — MTLQPTPTKQLESYEVFATPMTAADLPKLHELSIGVGWPHRPEDWALAIELGEGIVARDEIGRVVGSAMWFPLGDAFAAIGMVITSPRLQELGAGSWLMGHILGRVAERGKVLNATRAAYRLYISLGFMPLSPVHQHNGVVGALPAGPRHARVMHPQDAAAIHALDSVAMGAPRPALIDRLLQMSTGTVVERGGAVTGFALCRKFGRGHVVGPVVAESEEDAIALIAPHAEALEGQFLRMDTRQPEGPLRDFLVASGIRHYDTVTRMGLGAVPQAPGPALTFGLVNQAFG, encoded by the coding sequence GTGACCCTGCAGCCCACCCCCACCAAGCAGCTGGAATCCTATGAGGTTTTCGCCACGCCGATGACGGCGGCAGATCTGCCTAAGCTGCACGAGCTGTCGATCGGCGTCGGCTGGCCGCACCGACCTGAGGATTGGGCGCTGGCCATCGAGCTGGGAGAGGGCATTGTCGCGCGCGACGAGATCGGCCGCGTGGTCGGCTCGGCCATGTGGTTTCCCCTGGGCGATGCCTTTGCGGCCATCGGCATGGTCATCACCTCGCCGCGGCTGCAGGAGCTTGGCGCCGGAAGCTGGCTGATGGGGCATATCCTGGGCCGGGTCGCCGAGCGCGGCAAGGTGCTGAACGCCACCCGCGCGGCCTACCGGCTGTATATCTCGCTGGGGTTCATGCCGCTGTCGCCGGTGCATCAGCACAATGGCGTCGTGGGCGCGCTGCCCGCCGGCCCGCGCCATGCCCGCGTCATGCATCCCCAGGATGCCGCAGCCATTCATGCGCTGGACAGCGTGGCAATGGGCGCCCCGCGCCCGGCGCTGATCGACCGGCTGCTGCAGATGTCCACCGGCACGGTGGTGGAACGTGGCGGCGCGGTCACGGGCTTTGCGCTGTGCCGCAAGTTCGGGCGCGGCCATGTCGTCGGCCCGGTGGTGGCCGAAAGCGAGGAGGATGCCATCGCGCTGATCGCTCCCCATGCCGAGGCGCTGGAGGGGCAGTTCCTGCGGATGGACACCCGCCAGCCGGAAGGGCCGCTGCGCGATTTCCTCGTCGCCTCGGGGATCCGGCATTACGATACTGTCACGCGGATGGGCCTTGGTGCGGTGCCGCAGGCGCCCGGCCCGGCGCTGACCTTCGGCCTGGTCAATCAGGCCTTCGGATAG
- a CDS encoding AbrB family transcriptional regulator, with the protein MSGVHSSGLGRWPQAVQWLLLFGGGIAIARAMEIAHLPAALLLGPLVWGAALAMRGTSVRIGRLPHLFGQAIAGTLIANSLDPQVLTRTLELWPVVLLFVVLTLVLACAVGLGAAKVSRLDREVTVWGFLPGMAGTMIALAHERGIDSRMVAFIQILRLLMVIGAMVAVGAVLVGPAVPHGAGAAPPDLVSTLSVLALSALGIGVALVLPMVPAGASLVPLFIGGALCVNGINLASPHWLIALGYLMLGAHVGLRFTPEMIRIGARALPMLALAVVVLLLLCGATGALLSVVAGVDLMSAMLATVPGSIDSIALIALSTGSDISFIMTLQTVRLFAVVLLGPPLARGILHLARRLSPEPGRNSAE; encoded by the coding sequence ATGAGCGGAGTGCATTCGTCCGGGCTGGGGCGCTGGCCCCAAGCCGTCCAATGGCTGCTGCTGTTTGGCGGCGGCATTGCCATCGCGCGGGCAATGGAGATTGCCCATCTGCCAGCCGCGCTTCTGCTGGGGCCGCTGGTCTGGGGCGCGGCCCTGGCGATGCGCGGCACGAGCGTGCGCATCGGCCGTCTGCCGCATCTGTTCGGGCAGGCCATTGCCGGCACGCTGATCGCCAACAGCCTTGACCCGCAGGTGCTGACCCGCACGCTGGAGCTGTGGCCGGTGGTGCTGCTTTTCGTCGTGCTCACGCTCGTTCTGGCCTGCGCGGTCGGCCTTGGCGCGGCAAAGGTCTCCAGGCTTGACCGCGAGGTGACGGTCTGGGGCTTCCTGCCCGGCATGGCAGGTACGATGATCGCGCTGGCCCATGAACGCGGGATCGACAGCCGGATGGTGGCCTTTATCCAGATCCTGCGGCTGCTGATGGTGATTGGCGCGATGGTCGCGGTGGGCGCGGTGCTTGTCGGCCCGGCGGTGCCGCATGGGGCAGGCGCGGCGCCGCCCGATCTGGTCTCGACGTTGTCGGTGCTCGCCCTCAGTGCGCTCGGGATCGGGGTGGCGCTTGTGTTGCCGATGGTGCCGGCCGGGGCATCGCTGGTGCCGCTGTTCATTGGCGGGGCGTTGTGTGTCAACGGGATCAATCTTGCCTCGCCGCATTGGCTGATCGCGCTTGGCTATCTGATGCTTGGGGCGCATGTCGGGTTGCGCTTCACGCCCGAGATGATCCGCATCGGTGCCCGGGCCTTGCCGATGCTGGCGCTGGCCGTGGTCGTGCTGCTGCTGCTCTGCGGGGCGACCGGGGCGCTGCTGTCAGTGGTCGCCGGAGTTGATCTGATGAGCGCGATGCTGGCCACCGTGCCCGGCTCCATCGACTCCATCGCCCTGATCGCCCTGTCCACCGGCAGCGACATCTCGTTCATCATGACGCTGCAGACGGTCAGGTTGTTTGCGGTGGTGCTGCTGGGGCCGCCACTTGCCCGGGGGATCCTTCACCTTGCGCGGCGGCTGAGCCCCGAGCCGGGGCGGAACTCGGCCGAATAG
- a CDS encoding amidase family protein, translated as MTPFDPKTATARGIAAAVRSGTLAPEAVAEAYLDRIAAVEPSLNAFVWLDPAHVRAEAATRHGGFLAGVPVGIKDVIDTGDMPTEYGSRAYPGVRPPRDAGVVHIVRQAGAFAIGKTVTTEFATAAPGATVNPFDSARTPGGSSSGSAAGLGAALFPLAFGTQTSGSTVRPASFCGVVGYKASPHLIDRTGVKPLSETLDVVGLMARDTRDCALLAAAAMRRPELVPTEEAIDLPRIGLFAPMRLTRPLPSPLPCWSAWVALSRGRGRGPSLRGGTGLAPRKAMCSPGKPRPALARNGICTGTFCTQPPMPSLAGTTGSPATTGWPESPPATRPCAISMRCLAIVTCSSLSPRPARRRWGSARRGRRPTISAGPCLAHPRCPSLPAWPNGLPIGIQLVARPGEDARLLAAAAAVEDALRAAGLVARPE; from the coding sequence GTGACCCCATTTGATCCGAAAACCGCCACCGCCCGCGGGATCGCCGCCGCGGTGCGCAGCGGCACCCTTGCCCCCGAAGCCGTCGCCGAGGCCTATCTGGACCGTATCGCAGCGGTAGAGCCCAGCCTTAATGCCTTTGTATGGCTCGACCCGGCCCATGTGCGGGCAGAGGCCGCGACCCGGCACGGCGGGTTTTTGGCCGGGGTTCCGGTCGGGATCAAGGACGTGATCGACACCGGCGACATGCCCACGGAATACGGATCGCGCGCCTATCCGGGCGTGCGCCCGCCGCGGGATGCCGGCGTCGTGCATATCGTGCGGCAGGCCGGGGCCTTTGCCATCGGCAAGACCGTCACCACCGAATTTGCCACCGCCGCCCCGGGCGCGACCGTCAACCCCTTCGACAGCGCCCGCACCCCAGGCGGATCGTCCTCCGGGTCTGCCGCAGGCCTTGGCGCCGCGCTGTTCCCGCTGGCCTTCGGCACGCAAACCTCTGGCTCGACCGTGCGCCCGGCCTCGTTCTGCGGGGTCGTCGGCTACAAGGCGAGCCCGCATCTGATCGACCGGACCGGGGTGAAGCCGCTCTCGGAAACCCTCGACGTGGTGGGGCTGATGGCGCGCGACACCCGCGACTGCGCGCTGCTGGCTGCGGCCGCCATGCGCCGCCCGGAACTGGTGCCAACCGAGGAGGCGATAGACCTGCCACGCATCGGCCTCTTTGCCCCGATGAGGCTGACGCGCCCTCTGCCCAGTCCCTTGCCGTGCTGGAGCGCGTGGGTGGCCTTGTCGCGCGGCCGGGGGCGCGGGCCGTCCCTGCGTGGTGGGACGGGCTTGGCGCCGCGCAAAGCGATGTGTTCGCCTGGGAAGCCTCGGCCTGCCTTGGCCCGGAACGGGATCTGCACTGGGACCTTTTGCACCCAGCCACCCATGCCTTCCTTGGCCGGCACGACGGGATCACCCGCGACCACTGGCTGGCCGGAATCGCCGCCCGCGACGCGGCCCTGCGCGATCTCGATGCGCTGTTTGGCGATTGTGACCTGCTCATCACTCAGTCCGCGCCCGGCGAGGCGCCGCTGGGGCTCGGCTCGACGGGGCAGGCGGCCTACAATATCCGCTGGACCCTGCTTGGCACACCCTCGCTGTCCATCCCTGCCGGCTTGGCCCAATGGTCTGCCCATCGGCATCCAGCTTGTCGCCCGGCCCGGAGAAGATGCGCGCCTGCTGGCCGCAGCCGCCGCGGTCGAGGATGCGCTGCGCGCCGCCGGTCTGGTGGCGCGGCCGGAATGA
- a CDS encoding amidase produces the protein MTDYEDLDALAMADLVRRREVAPDHFVQEAAVRVAALNPVLNAVVHDFAPMAAPTEGAFAGVPLWLKDTGVTIAGEPITSGTRLHEGVRALTDSTVGTRLRGAGFVFMGRTNTPELALSFTTEGAHFGAARNPWDLDRTPGGSSGGAAALVASRAVPLTQASDGAGSIRVPCSHTGTFGFKPSRLRNPAGPAVAEGMAGMATLHGISCSVRDSAALLDVTHGPDRGDPWACPAPSGSFLSAVSAPPGKLRIGMQLEGPDGFPLASEVVAATTAAARLLIDLGHEIELAAPAYDNSALREAWFVIAAVNVARGVKGFARAKGLADPMSLLEPVNAEWVRRAEGISGEDYLGALQTLHATSRAMGAFFGQYDIYLSPVAAEVAPRLGELAGAGKGPEEFFHRFWAHAPLTAVFNASGCPAMSVPLHWTAAGLPVGVQFGAAFGADERLFSLAGQLEAARPWATRRPALEALSS, from the coding sequence ATGACCGATTACGAAGACCTCGACGCGCTTGCGATGGCCGATCTTGTGCGCCGCCGCGAAGTTGCGCCGGATCATTTCGTGCAAGAGGCGGCCGTCCGCGTCGCGGCGCTGAACCCTGTGCTGAACGCCGTCGTGCATGACTTCGCGCCGATGGCCGCGCCGACCGAGGGCGCCTTTGCCGGCGTGCCGCTGTGGCTGAAGGATACCGGCGTCACCATCGCCGGCGAGCCCATCACCTCGGGCACCCGGCTGCATGAGGGGGTGCGCGCTCTGACAGACAGCACGGTCGGCACCCGGCTGCGTGGGGCGGGGTTCGTGTTCATGGGCCGCACCAATACGCCCGAGCTTGCCCTGTCCTTCACCACCGAAGGCGCGCATTTCGGCGCGGCCCGCAACCCCTGGGATCTGGATCGCACCCCCGGCGGATCGTCCGGCGGCGCGGCGGCATTGGTCGCGTCGCGGGCGGTGCCGCTGACACAGGCCTCGGACGGCGCCGGCTCGATCCGCGTTCCGTGTTCCCATACCGGTACCTTCGGCTTCAAACCCTCGCGCCTGCGCAACCCGGCTGGGCCCGCCGTAGCCGAAGGCATGGCCGGGATGGCCACGCTGCACGGCATCTCGTGCTCGGTCCGTGACAGTGCGGCGCTGCTCGACGTGACCCACGGCCCGGACCGGGGCGACCCCTGGGCCTGCCCTGCACCCTCTGGCAGCTTCCTCTCTGCGGTCTCGGCCCCGCCCGGCAAGCTGCGCATCGGGATGCAGCTGGAGGGACCAGACGGTTTTCCGCTGGCGTCCGAAGTGGTTGCCGCCACCACCGCCGCGGCCCGGCTGCTGATCGACCTCGGCCATGAGATAGAACTTGCGGCCCCCGCCTATGACAACAGCGCCCTGCGCGAGGCGTGGTTCGTGATCGCCGCCGTCAACGTGGCGCGCGGGGTGAAGGGCTTTGCCCGGGCCAAGGGGCTTGCCGATCCGATGTCATTGCTGGAACCCGTGAATGCCGAATGGGTGCGCCGTGCAGAAGGCATTTCGGGCGAGGATTACCTTGGCGCCCTCCAGACGCTTCATGCGACCTCGCGGGCGATGGGGGCGTTCTTCGGGCAGTATGACATCTACCTCTCGCCCGTCGCAGCGGAGGTCGCCCCCCGGCTGGGCGAGCTTGCGGGCGCCGGCAAGGGGCCCGAGGAGTTCTTCCACCGTTTCTGGGCCCATGCGCCACTGACCGCCGTCTTCAACGCCTCGGGCTGCCCGGCGATGAGCGTACCGCTGCACTGGACGGCCGCGGGCCTGCCCGTCGGCGTGCAGTTCGGTGCAGCCTTCGGCGCGGATGAACGGCTGTTCTCTCTCGCCGGCCAGCTCGAGGCCGCCCGGCCCTGGGCCACCCGCAGACCGGCGCTGGAGGCGCTTTCCTCGTGA
- a CDS encoding isochorismatase family protein, with protein MELSNLTARQMFENLAANPARPRYGFGTRPMLINVDLQCAYTQPGTYVTAYETDPRQAEYVNRLAAYTRKLGMPVIWTYVAFSPSGDDCGVFGTRADDPDALKNIKIGSDRAALDPRLEIAPGDVVLNKKMPSAFFETHIDSLARFHKVDTVIVTGGSTSGCVRATVVDALSRSFRTIVPIECVADLHESPHFANLYDMHKKYADCIPVQEVFDWFDGLA; from the coding sequence ATGGAACTGTCCAACCTGACCGCGCGGCAGATGTTCGAGAACCTTGCCGCCAACCCCGCCCGCCCGCGCTATGGCTTCGGCACAAGGCCGATGCTGATCAACGTCGATCTGCAATGCGCCTATACCCAGCCCGGCACCTATGTGACGGCATATGAGACCGACCCCAGGCAGGCCGAATACGTCAACCGCCTGGCCGCCTACACGCGCAAGCTGGGGATGCCGGTGATCTGGACCTATGTGGCCTTCTCGCCCTCGGGCGATGATTGCGGGGTGTTCGGCACAAGGGCGGATGACCCCGATGCGCTGAAGAACATCAAGATCGGCTCTGACCGCGCGGCGCTGGATCCGCGGCTGGAGATCGCTCCCGGCGATGTGGTGCTGAACAAGAAGATGCCGTCCGCCTTCTTTGAAACGCATATCGACAGCCTCGCCCGCTTCCACAAGGTGGATACGGTCATCGTCACCGGCGGCTCCACCTCGGGCTGTGTGCGCGCAACGGTGGTGGATGCGCTGTCACGCAGCTTCCGCACCATCGTGCCCATCGAATGCGTGGCCGACCTGCACGAAAGCCCGCATTTCGCCAACCTCTACGACATGCACAAGAAGTATGCAGACTGCATCCCGGTGCAGGAGGTCTTCGACTGGTTCGACGGCCTTGCGTGA
- a CDS encoding extracellular solute-binding protein gives MFTKRMTLAAASALVIALPALAISASAQDAPEAFKGSGTLIVNNWGGPTVGKMHDAWYGDFPAATGIDIAFTSVPDVAKLQIMAQVGNIEWDVVDFEGNQMLMAMKEGLLEPIDYDLLYSLVPKEDLDAAVLTEYGVGSVAFSTIIAWNTELFPEGGPKDWVEFFDTDAFPGRRALYANPKPALEIAMLAAGKAPNTLYPMDIDEAFAALNAIGPKVDLWVEKTSQWDVLIQNREVDLMGSSLARTMAQIQAGEPYALTYNQSISEQSYWTIPKGAPNVENAQKLVAWTVREEGAKRALELLPYYGMTNIAVYDDLAPELKAELPGAPENAATAHRIDAQWWFDNGAEVRTRWLDWLSKQ, from the coding sequence ATGTTTACAAAACGCATGACGCTCGCCGCGGCGAGCGCCCTTGTCATCGCACTTCCCGCGCTGGCAATTTCCGCCTCTGCTCAGGACGCGCCTGAAGCCTTCAAGGGATCGGGCACGCTCATCGTCAACAACTGGGGCGGCCCCACGGTCGGGAAGATGCACGATGCCTGGTATGGCGACTTCCCCGCCGCCACCGGCATCGACATCGCCTTCACCTCGGTACCCGACGTCGCCAAGCTGCAGATCATGGCGCAGGTCGGCAACATCGAATGGGATGTGGTGGACTTCGAGGGCAACCAGATGCTGATGGCCATGAAAGAAGGCCTGCTGGAGCCGATTGACTATGACCTGCTTTATTCGCTGGTTCCCAAGGAGGATCTCGACGCCGCGGTGCTGACAGAATACGGCGTCGGCTCTGTCGCCTTCTCGACCATCATCGCGTGGAATACCGAGCTGTTCCCCGAGGGCGGCCCCAAGGACTGGGTCGAGTTCTTCGACACCGATGCTTTCCCCGGCCGCCGTGCGTTGTACGCAAACCCCAAGCCGGCGCTGGAAATCGCGATGCTGGCGGCGGGCAAGGCGCCCAACACCCTCTATCCGATGGATATCGACGAGGCCTTTGCCGCGCTGAATGCAATCGGGCCCAAGGTCGACCTCTGGGTCGAGAAGACCTCGCAATGGGATGTGCTGATCCAGAACCGCGAAGTGGATCTCATGGGCTCGTCACTGGCGCGGACGATGGCGCAGATCCAGGCGGGCGAGCCCTATGCGCTGACCTACAACCAGTCGATTTCCGAACAGTCCTACTGGACCATCCCCAAGGGCGCGCCGAATGTCGAGAATGCGCAGAAGCTGGTCGCCTGGACGGTGCGCGAAGAGGGTGCGAAACGGGCGCTGGAACTGCTGCCCTATTACGGGATGACCAATATCGCGGTCTATGACGATCTGGCGCCAGAGCTGAAGGCCGAACTGCCCGGCGCACCCGAGAATGCCGCGACCGCGCACAGGATCGACGCGCAATGGTGGTTCGACAATGGCGCCGAGGTCCGCACCCGCTGGCTTGACTGGTTGAGCAAGCAGTGA